The Siniperca chuatsi isolate FFG_IHB_CAS linkage group LG7, ASM2008510v1, whole genome shotgun sequence genome includes a window with the following:
- the diabloa gene encoding diablo, IAP-binding mitochondrial protein a isoform X1 — MQAVRQCSVCASRAAGGLLRNQTDISLLWTNKSVLRRGAACVRFLSSSESVLLSSRKPGVKKLGEWKDTVHMSVGRGLSAIHITKQVENLSHESLIRRAASVVTDSSSTFLSQTTLALIDALTDYSKAVHTRIAIQRRYLASLRKLTPAEEDSFLEVINGQRAEVSDRLAECKRFESTWINAVNLCKIAAEAAHTSGAEQASIAVRTNIQVAQSQVEEARKLSMDADKKLAETKVEEIQRMAEYAAFRSDSEEHEVHEAYLRED, encoded by the exons ATGCAAGCTGTTCGtcagtgttcagtgtgtgcCAGCCGTGCTGCTGGAGGACTTTTGCGAAATCAGACAGACATTTCACTGCTGTGGACCAACAAGAGTGTGCTCAGGAGAGGAGCAGCCTGTGTTCGTTTCCTAAG CAGTTCCGAGAGTGTCCTACTAAGCAGCAGGAAGCCTGGAGTCAAGAAGTTGGGTGAATGGAAAGATACTGTGCACATGAGTGTTGGCCGTGGGCTTTCTGCTATCCATATTACAAAG CAAGTGGAAAACCTCTCTCATGAGTCTCTGATCAGAAGAGCAGCATCAGTGGTTACAGACAGTTCAAGTACCTTCCTCTCCCAGACCACCTTGGCTCTCATAGATGCCCTTACAGACTATTCAAAG GCTGTGCACACACGTATTGCTATCCAAAGACGGTATTTAGCCTCATTGAGAAAACTGACCCCAGCAGAGGAGGATTCATTCCTGGAGGTGATCAATGGCCAGCGTGCAGAG GTTAGTGACAGACTTGCTGAATGCAAACGCTTTGAGTCAACCTGGATCAATGCTGTCAACTTGTGTAAAATTGCAGCTGAGGCAGCACACACTTCAG GAGCCGAGCAGGCGTCCATCGCAGTGAGGACAAACATTCAGGTGGCCCAGTCGCAGGTGGAGGAGGCACGGAAACTGTCAATGGATGCTGATAAGAAGTTGGCCGAGACTAAAGTAGAAGAAATCCAAAGGATGGCAGAATATGCTGCCTTCCGAAGTGATAGTGAGGAGCATGAGGTGCATGAGGCTTATCTAAGAGAGGACTAA
- the diabloa gene encoding diablo, IAP-binding mitochondrial protein a isoform X2 yields MQAVRQCSVCASRAAGGLLRNQTDISLLWTNKSVLRRGAACVRFLSSESVLLSSRKPGVKKLGEWKDTVHMSVGRGLSAIHITKQVENLSHESLIRRAASVVTDSSSTFLSQTTLALIDALTDYSKAVHTRIAIQRRYLASLRKLTPAEEDSFLEVINGQRAEVSDRLAECKRFESTWINAVNLCKIAAEAAHTSGAEQASIAVRTNIQVAQSQVEEARKLSMDADKKLAETKVEEIQRMAEYAAFRSDSEEHEVHEAYLRED; encoded by the exons ATGCAAGCTGTTCGtcagtgttcagtgtgtgcCAGCCGTGCTGCTGGAGGACTTTTGCGAAATCAGACAGACATTTCACTGCTGTGGACCAACAAGAGTGTGCTCAGGAGAGGAGCAGCCTGTGTTCGTTTCCTAAG TTCCGAGAGTGTCCTACTAAGCAGCAGGAAGCCTGGAGTCAAGAAGTTGGGTGAATGGAAAGATACTGTGCACATGAGTGTTGGCCGTGGGCTTTCTGCTATCCATATTACAAAG CAAGTGGAAAACCTCTCTCATGAGTCTCTGATCAGAAGAGCAGCATCAGTGGTTACAGACAGTTCAAGTACCTTCCTCTCCCAGACCACCTTGGCTCTCATAGATGCCCTTACAGACTATTCAAAG GCTGTGCACACACGTATTGCTATCCAAAGACGGTATTTAGCCTCATTGAGAAAACTGACCCCAGCAGAGGAGGATTCATTCCTGGAGGTGATCAATGGCCAGCGTGCAGAG GTTAGTGACAGACTTGCTGAATGCAAACGCTTTGAGTCAACCTGGATCAATGCTGTCAACTTGTGTAAAATTGCAGCTGAGGCAGCACACACTTCAG GAGCCGAGCAGGCGTCCATCGCAGTGAGGACAAACATTCAGGTGGCCCAGTCGCAGGTGGAGGAGGCACGGAAACTGTCAATGGATGCTGATAAGAAGTTGGCCGAGACTAAAGTAGAAGAAATCCAAAGGATGGCAGAATATGCTGCCTTCCGAAGTGATAGTGAGGAGCATGAGGTGCATGAGGCTTATCTAAGAGAGGACTAA
- the LOC122878975 gene encoding odorant receptor 131-2-like gives MADNSSLVALRRQINDQVIIVQVLVMIFLCINLLLIVTFFKKECFYTTARYILFAVILLSDSLVLVMSDVLLVLSYFQFTMQVWLCIIISVVVFLYTTVTPVTLTAMTLERYVAICLPLHHGQLCSTRSTMHCILIIHSLSSVPGIVVLSTFFASVSLSVYKQYRVCSEEMFLVYRWQDHVRSAVSQFYFLIMCIIIVFSYVKIMTVAKAASGENKKSTWKGLRTVILHAFQLLLCLIQLWCPFIETAVLQTDFMLFVQVRYFNYIMFSLAPRCLSPLIYGLRDEKFYLELKSHVFFGLYKRKYCLRN, from the coding sequence ATGGCTGATAACAGCTCATTGGTCGCCTTGCGACGACAGATCAATGACCAAGTCATTATTGTGCAGGTCCTGGTGATGATTTTTCTTTGCATCAACTTGTTGCTCATTgtgaccttttttaaaaaggagtgCTTCTACACAACTGCACGCTACATCTTATTTGCTGTTATACTACTGTCTGATAGCTTGGTATTAGTCATGTCTGATGTTCTGCTCGTCTTGagttattttcagtttacaatgcAAGTTTGGTTATGTATAATTATCTCTGTTGTAGTATTTCTGTATACTACAGTCACTCCAGTTACTCTGACTGCAATGACCCTGGAGCGCTACGTGGCCATTTGCTTGCCCCTGCACCATGGACAGCTGTGCTCCACACGCAGCACTATGCATTGCATCCTCATCATTCACAGCCTCAGCTCTGTACCTGGCATTGTTGTTCTCTCCACCTTCTTTGCATCAGTATCCCTTAGCGTCTACAAACAATATAGGGTATGTTCAGAGGAGATGTTCCTTGTGTACAGATGGCAGGATCATGTTCGGTCAGCTGTATCTCAGTTTTACTTCTTGATCATGTGTATCATCATTGTATTCTCCTAtgttaaaataatgacagtGGCCAAAGCTGCAtcaggagaaaataaaaagtcaacatgGAAAGGGCTCAGAACAGTAATTCTTCACGCTTTCCAGCTGTTGCTCTGTCTCATCCAGCTGTGGTGTCCATTCATAGAAACTGCTGTACTTCAGACTGATTTCATGTTGTTCGTTCAAGTCAGGTACTTTAACTACATAATGTTTAGTCTTGCTCCAAGATGTCTGAGTCCTCTCATTTATGGCCTCAGAGATGAAAAGTTTTATCTTGAGCTGAAAAGCCATGTCTTCTTTGGCttgtataaaagaaaatattgtttgagaaaTTAA
- the LOC122879356 gene encoding odorant receptor 131-2-like, whose translation MADNNSLVGGEFLLQQINGRVIAVQVLVMIFLCINIFLIVTFFKKECFYTTARYILFAVTLLSDSLILIMSDVLLILSYFQFTMQVWLCIIISVVVLLELTVTPVTLTAMTLERYVAICMPLRHGQLCSTRSSLHCILIIHGLSSVPCIVVLSTFFASAPLGLYKQYRGCSVEMFILYRWQDHIRSAVSQFYFLIMCIIIVFSYVKIMTVAKAASGENKKSTWKGLRTVILHAFQLLLCLARLWCPFIETAVHQINLKLFNDVRYFNYILFSVAPRCLSPLIYGLRDENFLHALKSYGFFDLYKRNIRQGRLIIFQQKSCTMH comes from the coding sequence ATGGCTGATAACAACTCACTGGTTGGTGGTGAATTCTTGCTGCAGCAGATCAATGGCCGGGTCATTGCTGTGCAGGTCCTCGTGATGATTTTTCTTTGCAtcaacatttttcttattgtaaccttttttaaaaaggagtgCTTCTACACAACTGCACGCTACATCTTATTTGCTGTTACACTACTCTCTGATAGCTTGATATTAATCATGTCTGATGTTCTGCTCATCTTGagttattttcagtttacaatgcAAGTTTGGTTATGTATAATTATCTCTGTTGTGGTACTTCTGGAACTTACAGTCACACCAGTTACTCTGACTGCAATGACCCTGGAGCGTTACGTGGCCATTTGCATGCCCCTTCGCCATGGACAGCTGTGCTCCACACGTAGCTCTCTGCATTGCATCCTCATCATTCATGGCCTCAGCTCTGTTCCCTGCATTGTTGTTCTCTCCACCTTCTTTGCATCAGCCCCTCTTGGCTTGTACAAACAATACAGGGGATGCTCTGTGGAGATGTTTATTTTGTACAGGTGGCAGGATCATATTCGGTCAGCTGTATCTCAGTTTTACTTCTTGATTATGTGTATCATCATTGTATTCTCCTAtgttaaaataatgacagtGGCCAAAGCTGCATCAGGAGAGAATAAAAAGTCAACATGGAAAGGGCTCAGAACAGTAATTCTTCACGCTttccagctgctgctctgtctcgCCCGTCTGTGGTGTCCATTCATAGAAACTGCTGTGCAtcagattaatttaaaattatttaatgatGTCAGGTATTTTAACTACATATTGTTTAGCGTTGCTCCAAGATGTCTGAGTCCTCTCATTTATGGCCTGAGGGATGAAAATTTTCTTCATGCACTGAAAAGCTATGGCTTCTTTGACTTGTATAAAAGAAATATTCGACAAGGTAGATTAATAATTTTCCAACAGAAAAGTTGCACaatgcattaa